From a region of the Erinaceus europaeus chromosome 14, mEriEur2.1, whole genome shotgun sequence genome:
- the LOC132532869 gene encoding basic proline-rich protein-like, with the protein MTSVQKDFPSLPPPPLPPPPHLPPPPLPPPPPLPPPPPLPPPPLPPPLPPRLPPPLPPPLPPLLPPPLPPPPPPLPPPPLPPPPPLPPPPLPLPPPPPPPLPPPLPPPPLPPPLPPRLPPPLPPPLPPLLPPPLPPPPPPPLPPPPLPPPPPLPPPPLPLPPPPPPPLPPPPLPPPPLPPPLPLPPLPLPPPPLPPPPPLPPPLPPPLPPPPLPPLPPPPLPLPPPPLPPPLPLPPPLPPPPLPLPPPLPPPPLPLPPLRPPPLPPPPPLPPPPLPPPPPLPPPLPPPLPPPPLPPLPPPPLPLPPPPLPPPLPLPPPLPPPPLPLPPPLPPPPLPLPPLRPPPLPPPPPLPPPPLPPPPPLPPPPLPPLPPPPLPPPPPLPPPSLPPPPPLPPPLPPPPLPLPPLPLPPPPLPPPP; encoded by the coding sequence tcttcctcctcctcctcttcctcctcctcctcatcttcctcctcctcctcttcctcctcctcctcctcttcctcctcctcctcctcttcctcctcctcctcttcctcctcctcttcctcctcgtcttcctcctcctcttcctcctcctcttcctcctcttcttcctcctcctcttcctcctcctcctcctcctcttcctcctcctcctcttcctcctcctcctcctcttcctcctcctcctcttcctcttcctcctcctcctcctcctcctcttcctcctcctcttcctcctcctcctcttcctcctcctcttcctcctcgtcttcctcctcctcttcctcctcctcttcctcctcttcttcctcctcctcttcctcctcctcctcctcctcctcttcctcctcctcctcttcctcctcctcctcctcttcctcctcctcctcttcctcttcctcctcctcctcctcctcctcttcctcctcctcctcttcctcctcctcctcttcctcctcctcttcctctgcctcctcttcctcttcctcctcctcctcttcctcctcctcctcctcttcctcctcctcttcctcctcctcttcctcctcctcctcttcctcctcttcctcctccacctcttcctcttcctcctcctcctcttcctcctcctcttcctcttcctcctcctcttcctcctcctcctcttcctcttcctcctcctcttcctcctcctcctcttcctcttcctcctcttcgtcctcctcctcttcctcctcctcctcctcttcctcctcctcctcttcctcctcctcctcctcttcctcctcctcttcctcctcctcttcctcctcctcctcttcctcctcttcctcctccacctcttcctcttcctcctcctcctcttcctcctcctcttcctcttcctcctcctcttcctcctcctcctcttcctcttcctcctcctcttcctcctcctcctcttcctcttcctcctcttcgtcctcctcctcttcctcctcctcctcctcttcctcctcctcctcttcctcctcctcctcctcttcctcctcctcctcttcctcctcttcctcctcctcctcttcctcctcctcctcctcttcctcctccttctcttcctcctcctcctcctcttcctcctcctcttcctcctcctcctcttcctctgcctcctcttcctcttcctcctcctcctcttcctcctcctcct